A single genomic interval of Daucus carota subsp. sativus chromosome 1, DH1 v3.0, whole genome shotgun sequence harbors:
- the LOC108204571 gene encoding WPP domain-associated protein yields the protein MESQEVLDTVVVSNGSVGLERVDSGVKGSGDVDVDFLDDLDSYWEDVNERLFISRMVNDSIIKGMVHGVEQLADDRVAAKELELAKLKGSLRFSSGRMNGIGFCEPKVEDNGQYLSLANGYVEHDKMRESFFNLKCTAKEQLNKLKKEIDGVQGCNSMKKISSSSELVGLSGILVGTENGSLTGVDKTVDVLNVTLETIFKHFDDMLNFSNITFSELQQEQGFQRDVEAVVMRSVIGCSRRECEEKLQEREAGFCQSGEWLDKFNEISNLREELETVVKLLGSHETEQLVSHGSGDFEHSYRKGLNNLMSFQNTHREGNGFVDGPESDLTDLFDASRFKHMGRDELEKHVAIMMRNSKRDHESIVQRMTEEYINLKGKYLNKMGPSLPIRKDKEFDIMKKKVAEIILKIDGIFSNNEKIHTFCDNTFSCFKDGVDKLLLENQELKDFLTDKNDEVNSLSSQISDAVEENLQHSIAEGIFSSLLANLSSFMEDANVETFVREEVYKCALKEMSSHVISGSEKSERQFIKYIKRCQPEDADIELQITQQIGEVALREIVKDATGRLKELYHEYLDEKNNRVSLEMEGSERETNLRLKEVEIEKLKQEAVLMTKLMEEKDRSAKEVSVTLMKKNEQFDLYSQELNGLRDYTKKQQQTISDTCLELDEVKCELKKALEQVEVKEMEINSLEKNLESQKHILEDNNKLKKSYIELNEARQNDLQLLKAKEEVQKNQIEALSHYADVMSKQFTQLEHRVAKDINLNNSRLLFSKYQLGCLVEKASILTKAECQYRQKLEKRCSDLKMAEAEVDLLGDEVEELLGLLEKIYIALDHYSPVLQHYPGIIEILKTVRRELSGETSKSV from the exons ATGGAGAGTCAAGAGGTGTTGGATACTGTGGTAGTTTCGAATGGTAGTGTTGGGTTAGAGAGAGTGGATAGTGGTGTAAAAGGAAGTGGAGATGTGGATGTTGACTTTCTGGATGATTTGGATTCGTATTGGGAAGATGTTAATGAACGGTTGTTCATTTCGAGGATGGTGAATGATTCTATTATTAAAGGGATGGTGCACGGAGTTGAACAATTGGCGGATGATAGAGTTGCTGCCAAAGAATTGGAGCTGGCTAAGTTGAAAGGGTCTTTGAGGTTTTCATCTGGGCGTATGAATGGAATTGGTTTTTGTGAGCCAAAAGTTGAGGATAATGGCCAGTATTTGAGCTTAGCGAATGGCTACGTGGAGCATGATAAAATGAGAGAATcattttttaacttaaaatgtACCGCCAAGGAGCAATTAAATAAGCTTAAGAAAGAAATTGATGGCGTTCAAGGGTGTAATTCAATGAAGAAGATCAGCTCTAGCTCAGAATTGGTGGGATTGAGTGGCATTTTGGTAGGCACAGAGAATGGAAGTTTGACTGGTGTAGATAAAACAGTAGACGTTTTGAATGTGACTTTGGAAACCATTTTCAAGCACTTTGATGATATGCTTAATTTTTCCAATATAACTTTTAGTGAGTTGCAGCAGGAGCAAGGGTTTCAAAGGGACGTTGAAGCAGTGGTGATGCGAAGTGTCATTGGATGCAGTAGAAGGGAATGTGAAGAGAAACTGCAAGAGCGAGAAGCTGGATTTTGTCAAAGTGGGGAATGGCTTGATAAGTTCaatgaaatttcaaatttacgCGAAGAGCTAGAAACTGTTGTAAAGTTGCTTGGCAGCCATGAAACTGAACAACTAGTTTCTCATGGATCTGGTGATTTTGAACATTCTTATCGGAAGGGCTTAAATAATCTTATGTCTTTTCAAAATACACACAGGGAAGGAAATGGTTTTGTGGATGGACCTGAATCTGATCTGACTGATCTCTTTGATGCTTCAAGATTTAAGCACATGGGCAGAGATGAACTGGAGAAACATGTTGCCATTATGATGAGGAATTCTAAGAGGGATCACGAGTCTATTGTACAACGTATGACTGAGGAGTATATCAATTTGAAGGGTAAATACTTAAACAAAATGGGGCCATCTTTACCAATCAGGAAGGATAAAGAATTTGACATAATGAAGAAAAAGGTTGCGGagattattttgaaaatagatGGTATTTTTTCTAATAATGAAAAGATACATACTTTTTGTGATAACACTTTTAGCTGTTTTAAAGATGGGGTTGATAAACTTCTGTTGGAAAATCAGGAACTTAAAGACTTCCTCACTGATAAGAATGATGAAGTGAACTCTTTGTCGTCTCAAATTTCAGATGCTGTTGAGGAAAACTTGCAACATTCGATAGCTGAAGGAATCTTTTCTAGTTTGCTGGCAAATTTAAGTTCCTTTATGGAAGATGCAAATGTTGAAACTTTTGTTCGTGAGGAGGTATATAAATGTGCTTTAAAGGAGATGAGTTCTCACGTCATATCTGGCTCCGAAAAATCAGAGCgtcaatttattaaatatattaaaaggtGTCAGCCTGAGGATGCAGATATTGAACTACAGATTACACAACAGATAGGCGAAGTGGCTTTAAGAGAAATTGTAAAGGATGCTACTGGACGACTTAAAGAATTGTACCATGAGTACTTGGATGAAAAGAACAATCGAGTTTCTCTTGAGATGGAAGGCTCAGAGAGAGAAACGAATCTCAGATTAAAAGAAGTAGAaatcgaaaaattaaaacaagaagCAGTGTTGATGACGAAACTGATGGAAGAGAAAGATAGGTCAGCGAAGGAAGTGTCTGTGACATTAATGAAGAAAAATGAGCAGTTTGACCTTTATTCTCAAGAGCTTAATGGCCTGAGAGATTACACAAAAAAGCAGCAACAAACAATTTCAGACACCTGTTTAGAATTAGATGAAGTGAAGTGTGAGTTGAAGAAGGCACTAGAACAGGTTGAGGTGAAGGAGATGGAAATAAACAGCTTGGAAAAAAATCTTGAATCACAAAAGCACATTCTAGAGGATAATAATAAACtgaaaaaatcatatattgaGCTAAACGAAGCGAGGCAGAATGATTTGCAATTGCTGAAGGCAAAAGAAGAAGTCCAGAAGAATCAAATTGAAGCCTTGTCTCATTATGCTGATGTAATGTCTAAGCAGTTTACTCAATTGGAACACAGAGTAGCCAAGGATATCAATTTAAACAATTCAAG GTTGCTGTTCTCAAAATATCAGCTGGGCTGTCTTGTTGAGAAGGCTAGCATACTTACAAAAGCAGAGTGTCAGTACAGACAGAAGCTTGAAAAGAGATGTTCTGATCTTAAAATGGCTGAGGCTGAG GTTGATCTTCTTGGGGATGAAGTGGAAGAACTTTTAGGTCTTCttgaaaagatatatatagcaCTTGATCATTATTCTCCAGTCTTGCAACATTATCCTGGT ATTATTGAAATCCTGAAGACGGTGAGAAGAGAGTTGAGTGGGGAAACTAGCAAATCGGTGTGA